CCATGACCACCCCCGTGACCCGCGAGATCACGCCCTTCGACGGGCAGAAGCCCGGCACCTCGGGCCTGCGCAAGAAGACCAAGGTCTTCATGCTGGACGGCTATGTCGAGGCCTTCGTGCAGTCGATCTTCGATGCCATCGAGGGCTGCGAGGGCAAGACCTTCGTCGTCGGCGGCGACGGGCGCTATTTCAATGCCGAGGCGATCCAGACGATCCTGCGCATGGCCGCCGCCAATGGCGCGGCGCGCTGCATCGTGGGGCAGGGCGGCCTGCTGTCCACGCCCGCCGCGTCGAACCTGATCCGGCAACGCGAGGCGAATGGCGGGCTGATCCTTTCGGCCAGCCACAACCCGGGCGGCATCGACGAGGATTTCGGCCTGAAATACAACACCGCCAACGGCGGCCCAGCCCCCGAAAGCGTGACCGAGCGGATATTCGAGAACACCAAGACGATCTCGCGTTACATGACGCTGGAGACGCCGGACCTAGACCTGTCCGCATTGGGAGAGGTCGCCTTGGGCGACATGGTGGTCGAGGTGGTGGACCCCGTCACCGATTACGCCGCGCTGATGGAGACGCTGTTCGACTTCGACGCCATCCGCGCGCTGATCGCGGGCGGCTTCGCGGTGAAGTTCGACGCCATGCACGCGGTCACCGGCCCCTACGCGCATGAGATCCTCGAGAACCGGCTGGGCGCGCCCAAGGGCACCGTCCTTAATGGAGAGCCGAAGGTGGACTTCGGCAAGGGCCACCCGGACCCGAACCCGATCTGGGCCAAGCCGCTGGTCGACATGGTGATGTCCGAGGGTGGCCCGGATTTCGCGGCGGCCTCGGACGGCGACGGCGACCGCAACATGATCCTCGGCAAGGGCGTCTACGTCACACCGTCAGACAGCCTTGCGGTGCTGGCGGCCAACGCGCATCTGGCGCCGGGCTACAAGCGCGGGCTGGCCGGGGTGGCGCGGTCCATGCCGACCTCGCGCGCCGCCGACCGAGTGGCGGAGAAGCTGGAGATCGGCTGCTACGAGACGCCCACCGGCTGGAAGTTCTTCGGCAACCTGCTGGACGCGGGCAAGGCGACGCTCTGCGGCGAGGAAAGCGCCGGGACGGGCAGCGACCACGTGCGCGAGAAGGATGGGCTTTGGGCCGTGCTTCTGTGGCTGAACGTGCTGGCGGTGCGGAAGATGTCGGTGGGTGACATCCTGCTCGACCACTGGCAGACCTACGGGCGCAATTACTACTCGCGCCACGACTACGAGGCGGTCGAGACCGACAAGGCCAATGCCGTCGTCGATGGG
This region of Ponticoccus alexandrii genomic DNA includes:
- a CDS encoding alpha-D-glucose phosphate-specific phosphoglucomutase, with translation MTTPVTREITPFDGQKPGTSGLRKKTKVFMLDGYVEAFVQSIFDAIEGCEGKTFVVGGDGRYFNAEAIQTILRMAAANGAARCIVGQGGLLSTPAASNLIRQREANGGLILSASHNPGGIDEDFGLKYNTANGGPAPESVTERIFENTKTISRYMTLETPDLDLSALGEVALGDMVVEVVDPVTDYAALMETLFDFDAIRALIAGGFAVKFDAMHAVTGPYAHEILENRLGAPKGTVLNGEPKVDFGKGHPDPNPIWAKPLVDMVMSEGGPDFAAASDGDGDRNMILGKGVYVTPSDSLAVLAANAHLAPGYKRGLAGVARSMPTSRAADRVAEKLEIGCYETPTGWKFFGNLLDAGKATLCGEESAGTGSDHVREKDGLWAVLLWLNVLAVRKMSVGDILLDHWQTYGRNYYSRHDYEAVETDKANAVVDGLVARLGDLAGTEVAGLTVEEADQFSYLDPVDGSVSEKQGVRMMFRGGSRAVLRLSGTGTEGATIRVYLERYMPAEGDLQIETQAALAEIVQAVEELTQLREKTGRAEPDVMT